Proteins found in one Ferroacidibacillus organovorans genomic segment:
- the ribD gene encoding bifunctional diaminohydroxyphosphoribosylaminopyrimidine deaminase/5-amino-6-(5-phosphoribosylamino)uracil reductase RibD yields the protein MIEWSSTDLQWMDLALTLARATRGQTHPNPQVGAVLVADGQLIGLGSHLKAGESHAEVHALKMAGERARGATLYVTLEPCAHVGKTPPCADAVIRAGIARVVVALEDPDPRVAGLGISRMREAGIAVEVGCRHAQTEELLRPYLHVKATGLPYVTLKLATTLDGYLATSSGESLYMTGDAARAAVHRLRAQVDAVCVGIGTVLADDPRLTVRLEGEFRQPARVVFDRMARLPINAHMVSDGAAVTHALVSEEASSERIRELRAHGVHVTVIGSRETLTMRAMLHKLVDLGFVHVLIEGGSSIAAALIKEQLATELWWFHAPLILGQGMPALGKLSIASLRSAVTIENPRVEVFGSDVLTRGSLKYT from the coding sequence GTGATCGAATGGAGCTCGACAGATCTGCAGTGGATGGATCTGGCACTGACACTCGCGCGTGCGACACGTGGGCAAACACACCCCAATCCACAAGTTGGGGCGGTCCTTGTCGCTGATGGTCAGTTGATCGGATTGGGTTCTCACCTCAAAGCGGGTGAATCGCACGCTGAAGTTCACGCCCTCAAAATGGCGGGGGAACGTGCGCGCGGTGCGACGCTGTATGTTACGCTAGAACCATGCGCACATGTGGGAAAGACGCCGCCGTGCGCCGATGCGGTCATTCGGGCTGGAATCGCCCGCGTTGTCGTTGCGCTGGAGGATCCGGATCCGCGCGTGGCGGGGCTAGGAATTTCCCGCATGAGAGAAGCGGGAATCGCAGTGGAAGTGGGGTGTAGGCACGCACAAACCGAGGAATTGCTTCGCCCTTATCTCCATGTCAAGGCTACGGGGCTTCCTTATGTTACACTAAAATTGGCGACAACACTCGACGGCTACCTGGCGACATCTTCTGGTGAGAGCTTGTACATGACAGGGGATGCGGCGCGGGCTGCTGTCCACCGCTTGCGTGCACAGGTGGATGCCGTCTGTGTAGGGATCGGAACGGTACTTGCAGATGACCCAAGGCTCACTGTGCGGCTAGAGGGTGAATTCAGGCAGCCGGCGCGCGTTGTTTTTGACCGAATGGCCCGTTTGCCAATCAATGCGCACATGGTCTCGGACGGGGCAGCAGTTACCCACGCATTAGTCAGTGAAGAAGCATCGTCAGAGCGCATTCGCGAACTGCGTGCACACGGTGTCCATGTCACTGTCATCGGATCACGCGAAACACTTACGATGAGAGCTATGCTTCACAAATTGGTGGATCTGGGCTTTGTGCATGTACTCATCGAAGGCGGATCCTCCATTGCAGCCGCACTCATCAAAGAACAACTCGCGACCGAACTGTGGTGGTTTCACGCGCCGCTCATTCTCGGACAGGGGATGCCGGCACTTGGCAAACTTTCGATCGCATCCTTGCGTTCTGCCGTTACAATCGAAAACCCAAGGGTTGAAGTATTCGGGAGTGATGTGTTGACGAGGGGTTCTTTGAAGTATACATAA
- a CDS encoding spore maturation protein yields MNAISFLSSLMLPSALALILVAGITRRVPLFDAFIEGAKEGFGTSISLIPQLVAMMVAVSIFRSSGALTLLIHAVQPLLARLHFPSELLPLALLRPISGAGSLAVVTDLFKTHGPDSLIGRMASVMQGSSDTTLYVLTVYFGSVGIRNARYAVKVGLLSDLVSAFASVLAVYLLQM; encoded by the coding sequence ATGAATGCAATCTCTTTTCTTTCAAGCCTGATGTTGCCAAGTGCGCTCGCATTGATTCTTGTTGCCGGCATCACGCGACGTGTGCCACTTTTTGACGCATTTATTGAAGGCGCCAAAGAAGGATTCGGAACATCCATCAGCTTGATTCCTCAATTGGTGGCCATGATGGTCGCAGTCAGCATTTTTCGCTCGTCAGGCGCGCTCACGTTGCTCATTCACGCGGTGCAGCCACTTTTAGCGCGCCTTCATTTTCCGAGTGAACTCCTGCCACTCGCTTTGCTTCGGCCAATTTCCGGCGCAGGGTCACTGGCAGTTGTCACAGACTTGTTTAAGACACATGGACCTGATTCGTTGATTGGGCGCATGGCGTCAGTCATGCAGGGGAGTTCCGACACGACTCTTTATGTACTGACTGTGTATTTTGGCAGTGTCGGGATACGAAATGCGCGTTATGCTGTAAAAGTCGGATTGTTGTCTGATCTGGTCAGCGCCTTTGCTTCCGTGCTTGCGGTATACTTGCTTCAGATGTGA
- a CDS encoding nucleoside recognition domain-containing protein encodes MMNFIWGFLMLSGIVVAAVTGRMDALTQGLFNGARDAVIVSFGLISIISFWLGMMQIAERSGLIRTVARVVRPFAKWLYPSVPVDHPAMGSLIANMSANILGLGNAATPLGLKAMAELQTLNPQKDTASDAMCTLLALNTASLTLIPATMIGLRLEFHSKDPAGIVLDTILATLIATSAAIFLDRFYRRRTRRKRQRSMDIAA; translated from the coding sequence GTGATGAATTTCATATGGGGTTTTCTAATGCTTTCTGGCATTGTCGTCGCAGCTGTGACAGGGCGCATGGACGCCTTGACGCAGGGACTTTTTAATGGGGCAAGAGATGCCGTGATTGTTTCGTTCGGACTCATCAGCATCATCAGTTTCTGGCTAGGCATGATGCAGATTGCAGAACGGTCAGGATTGATCAGAACTGTCGCGCGGGTGGTTCGACCTTTTGCGAAGTGGCTGTATCCTTCTGTTCCAGTCGATCATCCGGCCATGGGATCTTTGATTGCAAATATGAGTGCAAACATTCTTGGGCTCGGGAATGCGGCAACGCCCCTCGGACTCAAAGCAATGGCAGAACTGCAGACACTGAATCCACAAAAAGACACGGCATCCGATGCAATGTGCACGCTGCTTGCATTAAATACAGCCAGTCTAACCTTGATTCCGGCGACAATGATCGGATTGCGGCTTGAATTTCACAGCAAGGATCCGGCAGGCATCGTTCTTGACACCATACTTGCCACACTGATTGCCACATCTGCCGCCATTTTTCTCGATCGCTTTTACCGCAGGCGCACGCGTCGAAAACGGCAAAGGTCAATGGACATTGCAGCATGA
- a CDS encoding DUF2953 domain-containing protein: MLWFVIALLMLLILITLPIRVEVSAALHMRETHVSVQVVIAGIRFKLLPLKHRKSKRKVPVSDQFMKEVPHAAKKPIGYEEILDKIHSFKEQMDILEDTLPRLKKVIRPLLIKRFEWKSSIGLSNAAETATAVGGFWILKGGLMGILSGMMRFTTDITLDITPLYNQQTFESEITCIVRVSLGQASVVAVRLVSLVKEGISRVRTSDSISHANGNGKLKNHG; this comes from the coding sequence ATGCTGTGGTTCGTCATTGCACTGCTTATGCTCCTTATCCTCATCACTCTCCCGATACGCGTTGAGGTGAGCGCCGCGCTCCATATGCGTGAAACTCATGTGAGCGTCCAAGTCGTCATTGCCGGCATTCGATTTAAACTTTTACCGCTCAAGCACCGCAAATCAAAACGCAAAGTGCCTGTTTCCGACCAATTCATGAAAGAAGTTCCGCACGCAGCGAAAAAGCCAATCGGATATGAAGAAATCCTTGATAAGATTCACAGCTTCAAAGAACAGATGGATATTCTGGAAGATACATTGCCGCGCCTAAAAAAGGTGATTCGGCCTCTTTTGATTAAGCGTTTTGAGTGGAAATCCTCCATTGGCCTTTCCAACGCGGCAGAGACAGCTACCGCGGTCGGTGGATTTTGGATATTAAAGGGTGGGCTTATGGGAATTCTTTCAGGAATGATGCGTTTTACCACTGACATTACCCTTGATATCACCCCCCTTTACAATCAGCAAACCTTTGAGAGTGAGATCACCTGCATAGTCAGAGTGTCACTCGGTCAAGCTAGCGTGGTAGCTGTTCGTTTAGTCTCTCTGGTGAAAGAAGGGATCTCACGTGTCCGAACATCCGATTCAATCTCTCATGCAAACGGCAATGGAAAACTTAAAAACCATGGTTGA
- a CDS encoding pseudouridine synthase, with protein MDKSSIRHSDRNDHAVKKDEKKETQRLQKVLAHAGVASRRAAEELIRQGRVRVDGGIVTELGMQVRPDQTIEVDGASIHRDMPPVYILLYKPRGVVTTSTDPQGRKTVLDLISGVPNRIYPVGRLDYDTKGALLLTDDGALTHRLMHPSYEIEKVYRATVAGDLSERNLLQLTEGIELDGKKTAPAVVNVIGTDGKTSVVELILHEGRNRQVRRMFEAVGHPVLDLTRTRYGHLSLTALRPGSWRKLTDAEIRQLYRLCRLTMPQSLT; from the coding sequence ATGGACAAATCTTCGATACGTCACAGCGACCGAAATGATCACGCTGTGAAAAAAGATGAGAAAAAGGAAACACAACGTCTTCAAAAAGTGCTGGCCCACGCGGGTGTCGCGTCGCGCAGGGCGGCGGAAGAGCTTATTCGCCAGGGGCGCGTTCGCGTTGACGGGGGCATCGTCACAGAACTTGGCATGCAGGTGCGTCCGGATCAAACCATTGAGGTAGACGGTGCATCGATTCACCGTGATATGCCGCCTGTGTACATCTTGCTCTATAAACCGCGCGGTGTTGTCACTACATCGACTGATCCACAGGGACGCAAAACTGTGCTTGACTTAATCTCAGGTGTACCCAATCGCATCTATCCAGTTGGGCGCCTCGATTATGATACAAAAGGTGCGCTACTCTTGACGGATGATGGAGCGCTCACGCACCGGCTGATGCACCCATCCTATGAAATCGAGAAGGTTTATCGGGCGACGGTAGCCGGTGATTTATCGGAGCGCAACCTGCTTCAACTGACTGAAGGCATAGAACTTGACGGGAAAAAGACCGCGCCGGCAGTCGTCAATGTCATTGGGACGGATGGAAAGACATCCGTTGTGGAACTCATCCTTCACGAAGGACGAAATCGGCAGGTGCGCCGCATGTTTGAAGCGGTTGGACATCCTGTGCTTGATTTGACAAGGACACGGTATGGGCATCTGTCATTAACTGCCTTGCGCCCAGGCTCATGGCGTAAACTGACTGACGCTGAGATCAGACAGCTGTATCGACTCTGTCGTCTCACCATGCCACAGTCACTCACGTGA
- the scpB gene encoding SMC-Scp complex subunit ScpB, giving the protein MTQEFYIGTQEQWDELAKEEEVRLLNLLEGLLFAAGTEGLTAKAIAKGLLVSESLVPELCNRLATLQEESMRMLTCLKTADTWQLVTHKALSPYLSRLAETPPQPGLSQAALETLAIIAYRQPLTRSMIEALRGVKSERAIGTLLARGLIEEMGRADGPGRPFLYGTTRLFLDHFGLTSPDQLPPLEIANGILDETAAVREE; this is encoded by the coding sequence ATGACACAGGAGTTCTATATCGGCACCCAAGAGCAGTGGGATGAACTCGCGAAAGAGGAGGAGGTTCGCCTTCTTAACCTTTTGGAAGGATTGCTTTTTGCCGCGGGAACAGAAGGGTTGACGGCAAAGGCTATTGCCAAAGGACTGCTTGTCTCTGAATCGCTTGTACCAGAATTGTGCAATCGACTCGCCACACTACAAGAAGAGTCTATGCGCATGCTGACATGTCTAAAAACGGCGGATACCTGGCAGCTTGTTACCCACAAAGCGCTCTCACCCTACCTTTCACGTCTTGCCGAGACACCGCCGCAACCAGGACTCTCGCAGGCGGCACTCGAAACGCTCGCGATCATTGCCTATCGTCAGCCGCTCACACGCTCGATGATCGAGGCGCTTCGCGGCGTCAAGAGTGAGCGCGCTATCGGAACCCTTCTTGCGCGCGGCCTGATTGAAGAGATGGGGCGTGCAGATGGCCCAGGGCGACCATTTTTGTATGGGACAACCCGTCTCTTTCTCGATCATTTCGGTCTCACCTCCCCTGATCAACTCCCACCATTAGAGATTGCGAATGGAATCCTAGACGAAACTGCAGCAGTGCGAGAAGAATAG
- a CDS encoding spermidine synthase: MTKILFRQESTFQTVCVGERQNVRFLRFGDASAGWQGACVLDQPKRLYFPYQQAFSLHTAWLPTVENFLSIGVGTGTALNHIHWRHKAANLTGIELDGMVLYVAERYFGLSRETVQLIEADARTCLDQLDPSYDLIFLDAYYQEDTPSGMLQETFLKQLADLLIPGGVLAINAIMTTLGKSSSRYHKLCRELSRTVGPTFRIDVGILPFSEHNLLLYAIKMPAFIPSVESLRARARAEIAQNPDVYGPFRDALPTRIKAIDTAAHRSAWPIR; the protein is encoded by the coding sequence TTGACGAAAATTTTATTTCGTCAAGAGTCAACCTTTCAAACCGTGTGCGTCGGAGAGCGGCAAAACGTACGCTTTTTGCGCTTTGGCGATGCGTCAGCCGGCTGGCAAGGGGCATGCGTGCTTGATCAGCCAAAGCGACTCTATTTTCCGTATCAACAGGCGTTTTCTCTTCATACGGCATGGCTGCCGACAGTAGAAAACTTTCTCTCTATTGGTGTCGGTACGGGAACTGCACTCAACCATATCCACTGGAGACACAAAGCGGCAAATTTGACAGGCATTGAGCTTGACGGAATGGTTCTTTACGTGGCAGAGCGGTATTTTGGGCTGTCGCGCGAAACCGTTCAACTCATTGAAGCAGATGCGCGCACCTGCCTTGATCAATTGGATCCGTCCTATGATTTGATCTTTCTTGACGCATACTATCAAGAAGATACGCCGAGCGGAATGCTTCAAGAAACTTTTTTAAAGCAACTGGCAGACCTGTTGATCCCAGGTGGTGTGCTTGCGATCAACGCGATCATGACGACCCTTGGTAAAAGCTCTTCGCGTTATCATAAACTTTGTCGTGAATTGTCGCGCACGGTCGGGCCGACCTTTCGCATTGACGTAGGAATTCTTCCATTTTCTGAACACAATCTTTTGCTTTATGCCATTAAGATGCCGGCGTTCATTCCGTCTGTGGAGAGCCTGCGCGCGCGGGCACGCGCCGAAATTGCGCAAAACCCTGACGTCTACGGCCCCTTTCGAGATGCATTACCGACAAGAATCAAGGCGATCGACACCGCCGCACACAGAAGCGCTTGGCCGATACGATAA
- a CDS encoding riboflavin synthase → MFTGLIEEVGRIHQIERKGRSLLLTIAAKRVLEDAKTGDSIAVNGVCLTVTNRWNDRFTVDVVPETVARSTLQRLQPGSRVNLERALRADGRFGGHIVAGHVDAVGQIRQILPDENARVITIQAQSEIMRYIVEKGSIAVDGISLTVMDVSDVSFRVSVIPHTAGESTAEDFAIGQPVNLEVDVLGKYVERLLSTKNGDMHTGLTFAKLQQYGY, encoded by the coding sequence ATGTTCACAGGACTTATCGAAGAGGTAGGGCGCATTCACCAGATTGAGCGAAAGGGACGCTCACTCCTGCTTACGATTGCCGCAAAACGCGTTCTTGAGGATGCAAAGACAGGTGACAGCATTGCGGTGAATGGTGTCTGTTTGACTGTGACGAATCGCTGGAATGATCGTTTTACCGTGGATGTTGTGCCGGAGACTGTGGCGCGTTCTACACTACAGCGTCTTCAACCTGGATCACGCGTCAATCTGGAGCGCGCCTTGCGCGCAGATGGTCGATTTGGCGGTCACATTGTGGCGGGGCATGTCGACGCAGTTGGCCAAATACGCCAGATTCTCCCGGATGAGAATGCGCGTGTCATCACAATTCAAGCGCAATCAGAAATCATGAGGTATATTGTAGAGAAAGGTTCGATCGCCGTGGACGGTATCAGCCTGACGGTCATGGATGTTTCGGATGTGTCCTTTCGCGTCTCTGTGATTCCTCACACTGCAGGGGAGTCGACCGCTGAGGACTTTGCGATTGGACAACCAGTTAATCTTGAGGTTGACGTATTGGGCAAATATGTAGAACGCCTGTTATCCACGAAAAATGGCGACATGCATACGGGCTTAACGTTTGCAAAGTTGCAGCAATACGGTTACTAG
- the ytfJ gene encoding GerW family sporulation protein, whose product MSEHPIQSLMQTAMENLKTMVDVNTIIGDPVETPDGSVILPVSRVGFGFAAGGSQIRTRREAVAVSDSNQPFGGGAGGGVSIQPMGFLIVGNGQVKLLSAEPGNQLYDRLIDLAPQMLDRLEAYAISRRESRVAKETEV is encoded by the coding sequence GTGTCCGAACATCCGATTCAATCTCTCATGCAAACGGCAATGGAAAACTTAAAAACCATGGTTGATGTCAATACCATCATTGGAGATCCAGTTGAAACTCCTGATGGCAGTGTGATTCTTCCTGTCAGCCGCGTCGGGTTTGGATTTGCCGCAGGCGGCAGTCAGATTCGCACAAGACGTGAGGCGGTTGCCGTGAGTGACAGCAATCAACCGTTTGGCGGTGGTGCAGGAGGTGGCGTCTCCATCCAGCCAATGGGATTTCTGATTGTAGGCAATGGTCAGGTGAAACTGCTCTCTGCAGAACCGGGCAATCAGTTGTATGACCGCCTGATTGATCTTGCGCCGCAAATGTTGGACAGACTGGAAGCCTATGCGATTTCACGTCGGGAGAGTCGCGTTGCAAAAGAGACGGAGGTATGA
- a CDS encoding bifunctional 3,4-dihydroxy-2-butanone-4-phosphate synthase/GTP cyclohydrolase II, with protein MFSPIESALAALARGEVVIVVDDEDRENEGDFVALAEHATPEVINFMITHGRGLVCVPIELSHAKTLDLHPMVEKNSDLHGTAFTISVDHVSTTTGISAYERAQTVQALLSEASRPEDFRRPGHLFPLVAKEGGVLRRAGHTEAAVDLARLCGAKPVGVICEVLKQDGTMARVHDLSEIAEEFGLRMITIADLIAYRKRVEKLVTREAEALLPTTYGDFKIYVYANSLDQKEHVALVMGEINPDDPTLVRVHSECLTGDVFGSHRCDCGPQLHAALETIAQEGAGVLLYMRQEGRGIGLINKIRAYELQEQGFDTVEANQKLGFAPDLRDYGIGAQILEDLGVREMRLLTNNPRKISGLSGYGLSVVERVPIQMNAGQHNAQYLATKKSKLGHLLNM; from the coding sequence ATGTTTTCTCCAATTGAATCTGCGCTCGCGGCGCTTGCGCGCGGAGAAGTCGTTATCGTGGTGGACGATGAGGATCGAGAAAATGAAGGTGACTTTGTCGCACTCGCAGAGCATGCGACACCAGAGGTCATCAACTTCATGATCACACATGGTCGCGGTCTTGTGTGTGTGCCGATTGAACTGTCGCACGCAAAGACGCTTGATTTGCATCCCATGGTAGAGAAAAACAGCGATCTGCATGGCACTGCATTCACCATCTCAGTGGATCACGTGAGTACGACCACTGGAATCTCGGCCTATGAACGCGCACAGACGGTGCAGGCGCTCCTCTCTGAAGCGAGTAGACCAGAGGATTTTCGCCGTCCCGGACACTTGTTCCCGCTCGTCGCAAAAGAGGGTGGTGTGTTGCGTAGAGCGGGGCACACTGAGGCTGCCGTGGATCTTGCAAGACTTTGCGGCGCGAAGCCGGTTGGCGTGATCTGTGAGGTATTGAAGCAGGATGGCACGATGGCGCGTGTGCATGACTTGTCAGAGATTGCAGAGGAATTCGGCCTGCGCATGATCACAATTGCAGATCTCATTGCGTATCGAAAGCGTGTCGAAAAACTTGTCACACGTGAGGCAGAAGCGCTATTGCCCACAACGTACGGCGATTTTAAAATTTACGTATACGCCAATTCGTTAGATCAAAAAGAACATGTCGCCTTGGTCATGGGCGAAATCAATCCCGATGATCCTACACTTGTGCGTGTGCATTCGGAGTGTTTGACAGGTGACGTTTTTGGATCCCATCGTTGTGACTGCGGTCCACAACTGCACGCTGCGCTTGAAACCATCGCACAAGAAGGCGCAGGCGTACTTCTCTATATGCGCCAAGAAGGCAGAGGCATTGGGCTGATCAATAAAATTCGCGCTTATGAACTGCAAGAGCAGGGGTTTGACACCGTCGAGGCAAACCAAAAACTTGGATTTGCGCCTGATTTGAGAGATTATGGCATCGGCGCGCAGATTCTTGAGGACCTAGGCGTGCGAGAAATGCGTCTTCTCACAAACAATCCGCGCAAAATCAGTGGACTCTCAGGTTATGGGTTGAGCGTTGTTGAACGGGTTCCAATTCAAATGAACGCGGGCCAGCACAACGCGCAGTATTTAGCGACAAAAAAATCGAAGCTTGGGCATTTGCTCAATATGTAA
- a CDS encoding segregation and condensation protein A gives MEQHPIHVTLDSFEGPLDLLWHLIEKHEIDIYQIPIALITDQYIRVLKDRLDAQLEVASEFLVMAASLVALKARALLPRQEAPAEEDEEIDAIASERALTERLLEYRAFKEVARVLKEMEGERALSVGRMPMNLDAYKTERCDPPQLLVSAEQLMAAFEKVLARIPKERDVRVVRERETIPERMRRILRMLRDSPATFSSLLMIDHPREIVTSFLALLELIRNQQVTCRQEGLFSEIWIERITL, from the coding sequence ATGGAACAGCATCCCATTCACGTAACGCTTGATTCGTTTGAGGGCCCGCTTGATTTGCTTTGGCATTTAATTGAAAAGCATGAGATCGACATTTATCAGATCCCCATCGCGTTGATTACGGATCAATACATCCGCGTACTAAAAGACCGACTTGACGCACAGCTTGAGGTGGCCAGTGAATTTTTGGTCATGGCGGCATCACTTGTCGCGCTAAAAGCGCGTGCACTTTTGCCGCGTCAAGAAGCGCCTGCCGAGGAAGATGAGGAGATCGATGCAATCGCCTCAGAGCGCGCACTCACCGAGCGCCTTCTTGAATACAGGGCTTTTAAAGAGGTAGCGCGTGTGCTCAAAGAAATGGAGGGTGAACGCGCGCTGTCTGTCGGGAGGATGCCGATGAATCTTGATGCGTATAAAACGGAGCGATGTGATCCGCCACAGCTTTTGGTGTCTGCCGAACAGTTGATGGCGGCATTTGAAAAGGTACTTGCGCGCATTCCGAAGGAGCGAGATGTTCGCGTTGTCCGTGAGCGAGAGACCATTCCTGAGCGAATGAGGCGGATTTTGCGCATGTTGCGAGATTCACCTGCGACCTTTTCGTCACTTTTGATGATCGATCATCCGCGGGAAATCGTGACATCATTCCTTGCGCTTCTCGAATTGATTCGAAACCAGCAGGTAACATGCCGTCAGGAGGGACTCTTTTCCGAGATATGGATCGAACGGATTACGCTTTAG
- the ribE gene encoding 6,7-dimethyl-8-ribityllumazine synthase: MGRQFEGHLVGQGLRMAVVVGRFNDLISLRLLAGAQDAFARHGIAEADVDVAFVPGAFEISLVAKRMAETGRYDAVVTLGAVIRGSTPHFDYVASETAKGVASSSLATGVPIIFGVLTTDTIEQAIERAGTKAGNKGWDAAVAAIEMANLLRSLA, translated from the coding sequence ATGGGTCGTCAATTTGAAGGGCATCTCGTTGGCCAGGGCCTACGAATGGCTGTGGTGGTTGGGCGTTTTAATGATCTGATTTCTCTTCGCTTGCTCGCAGGCGCGCAAGACGCGTTTGCGCGCCACGGTATTGCCGAAGCGGATGTGGACGTTGCGTTCGTGCCAGGTGCGTTTGAAATCTCGCTCGTGGCAAAACGAATGGCGGAGACCGGGCGCTATGATGCAGTCGTCACGCTAGGCGCAGTGATTCGCGGATCAACGCCGCACTTTGACTATGTCGCATCAGAGACAGCAAAAGGCGTCGCATCCTCATCGCTCGCAACAGGCGTGCCGATTATCTTTGGCGTTCTCACGACGGATACCATTGAACAGGCAATTGAGCGCGCGGGAACAAAAGCGGGCAATAAGGGTTGGGATGCGGCTGTCGCCGCCATTGAGATGGCCAATTTGTTGAGGAGCCTTGCGTGA
- a CDS encoding site-2 protease family protein, which yields MLLLSHNMIFILIAFVVGLSFHEFGHALAAFLVGDDTAKRQGRLTLNPLVHLDLIGFLVVIFAGFGWARPVVFDPRRIRGNVRLSIIFIALAGPLMNLFLALISGIVMISFNMLTSSAYMTGLGQFVFLLFLYMMQLNVALAIFNLIPIPPLDGWQILHHLMPRRMYLKTASFERFGMIILLIFLISPLGTTVISTTTQFVLNAWFRNF from the coding sequence TTGCTGCTTTTGAGTCATAACATGATCTTTATTCTCATCGCGTTTGTCGTGGGACTCTCTTTTCACGAGTTTGGACATGCGCTGGCGGCTTTTCTCGTGGGGGATGATACAGCCAAACGACAGGGTCGTCTCACGCTTAACCCGCTGGTACACCTCGATCTCATCGGGTTTCTCGTCGTCATCTTTGCCGGGTTTGGTTGGGCGCGTCCCGTTGTCTTTGATCCGCGCAGAATTCGCGGAAATGTTCGGCTCAGTATCATTTTTATTGCGCTCGCAGGTCCACTCATGAATCTTTTTCTGGCATTGATCAGTGGGATCGTCATGATCAGTTTCAATATGCTGACGAGTTCTGCCTATATGACGGGATTGGGTCAATTTGTATTCTTGCTCTTTCTTTATATGATGCAGTTGAACGTGGCGCTTGCCATCTTTAATCTGATTCCGATTCCGCCGCTTGACGGATGGCAAATTCTTCACCATCTCATGCCGCGCAGAATGTATCTTAAGACGGCGTCTTTCGAGCGATTTGGAATGATCATTCTGCTCATTTTCTTGATCAGCCCGCTTGGCACAACCGTGATCAGCACGACCACGCAATTTGTCTTGAATGCGTGGTTTCGGAATTTCTGA
- a CDS encoding D-alanyl-D-alanine carboxypeptidase family protein, translating into MRKHIQRVQQIQPGTENSAETAALIDVDSGRFLYEKLGNRRMRIASLTKIITAWIAVRSPKFNQTVTVSRNAVRQEGSSVYLVEGEKQTIRNLTYALMLRSGNDSAVAIAEGVAGSVDRFATMMNKEAQKAGAKHSHFVNPNGLDHPEHYSTAHDMALMTAAALHNPTFRAIVRTKYFTMPWPNQPWDRKMKNKNKLLFMSEADGVKTGYTKKAGRCLASSMTKDGHQVALIVLRDGNDWVDSLRLLRYGLTAFERKPLAEQFAQTVRIPVRYGDAATVAAHAVGNATYPLKQSEHQDVRFVVHAARTLLAPIRKNQVVGTVDYMFHGARIGSAVLKTDSDVKGTGFIGWLRSLFHRS; encoded by the coding sequence ATGAGAAAACATATCCAACGTGTACAACAGATTCAACCGGGAACGGAAAATAGCGCCGAAACGGCTGCGCTGATCGATGTTGACTCTGGACGATTTCTTTATGAAAAACTAGGCAATCGCAGAATGAGAATCGCCAGTTTGACAAAAATCATCACAGCCTGGATCGCGGTGCGCTCTCCTAAATTTAATCAAACGGTAACCGTCTCGCGAAACGCGGTACGTCAAGAAGGTTCATCTGTCTATCTTGTCGAAGGCGAAAAGCAGACGATCCGTAATCTAACGTACGCGTTGATGCTGCGCAGTGGAAATGACTCTGCCGTTGCGATTGCAGAAGGGGTTGCCGGTTCGGTAGATCGCTTCGCGACGATGATGAATAAAGAGGCGCAAAAAGCAGGCGCCAAGCATAGCCATTTTGTCAATCCAAACGGGCTTGATCATCCCGAACACTACTCGACGGCTCACGACATGGCGCTCATGACGGCAGCAGCGCTTCACAATCCAACATTTCGCGCGATCGTGCGAACAAAATATTTTACGATGCCTTGGCCAAACCAACCGTGGGATCGAAAAATGAAGAACAAAAACAAGCTTTTATTCATGTCAGAGGCAGATGGTGTCAAGACAGGCTACACCAAAAAAGCAGGTCGATGTCTTGCATCTTCCATGACCAAAGACGGTCATCAAGTCGCACTTATTGTGCTGCGTGACGGGAATGACTGGGTTGACTCGCTTCGACTTTTGCGATACGGACTCACGGCTTTTGAGCGCAAACCGCTTGCCGAACAGTTTGCGCAAACGGTGCGGATTCCCGTTCGCTACGGTGATGCGGCAACGGTTGCGGCGCACGCAGTCGGAAATGCAACCTATCCCCTCAAACAAAGCGAACATCAGGATGTGCGCTTTGTTGTGCATGCTGCGCGCACACTTTTAGCTCCGATTCGAAAAAACCAGGTAGTGGGTACGGTTGATTACATGTTTCACGGTGCGCGGATTGGTTCTGCTGTGCTCAAGACTGACAGCGATGTGAAAGGTACTGGATTCATCGGGTGGTTGCGCAGCCTGTTTCATCGCTCATAA